One segment of Anomalospiza imberbis isolate Cuckoo-Finch-1a 21T00152 chromosome 2, ASM3175350v1, whole genome shotgun sequence DNA contains the following:
- the TENT5C gene encoding terminal nucleotidyltransferase 5C: protein MSYRRKLLLQGNAPRRDQGEVSLEKKSPKMACKGSSRADSMSCSVLNWEQVSRLHEVLTEVVPIHGRGNFPTLKITLKDIVQTVRSRLSEAGIVVHDVRLNGSAAGHVLVKDNGLGCKDLDLVFQVSLPSEAEFQLVRDVVLRSLLNFLPEGVSKLKISPVTLKEAYIQKLVKVYTETDRWSLISLSNKHGKNVELKFVDCIRRQFEFSVDSFQIILDSLLFYYDYSETPMSEHFHPTVIGESMYGDFEAAFDHLQNKLIATKNPEEIRGGGLLKYSNLLVRDFRPMDKHEIKTLERYMCSRFFIDFPDILDQQRKLETYLQNHFSKEERSKYDYLMILRRVVNESTVCLMGHERRQTLNLISLLALKVLAEQNVIPNATNVTCYYQPAPYVSDANFSNYYLASAPVLYRQSYPTWLPCN from the exons ATGTCTTACAggagaaagctgctgctgcaaggTAACGCACCTCGTCGTGACCAAGGTGAAG TTTCTTTGGAGAAGAAAAGCCCAAAGATGGCATGCAAAGGAAGTAGCAGAGCAGACTCCATGTCCTGCAGTGTACTGAACTGGGAGCAGGTCAGCCGTCTGCACGAGGTTCTTACAGAGGTGGTTCCCATCCATGGCCGGGGGAACTTCCCGACGTTGAAGATAACTCTGAAGGACATTGTTCAGACGGTTCGGAGCCGGCTGAGCGAAGCAGGCATTGTGGTCCATGATGTCCGTCTGAATGGTTCTGCAGCTGGTCATGTCCTGGTCAAGGATAACGGGCTGGGATGCAAAGACCTGGATCTCGTTTTTCAAGTTTCTCTTCCAAGTGAGGCAGAGTTTCAGTTAGTTCGAGATGTGGTCTTGCGATCCCTCTTGAATTTCCTGCCGGAAGGAGTAAGCAAGCTGAAGATCAGTCCCGTAACACTGAAGGAAGCCTACATCCAGAAGCTGGTCAAAGTGTACACAGAGACTGACCGTTGGAGCTTGATATCACTTTCCAACAAGCATGGCAAAAACGTGGAGCTTAAGTTTGTAGACTGCATTCGGCGGCAGTTTGAGTTCAGTGTGGACTCGTTCCAGATCATTCTGGACTCCCTGCTCTTTTACTATGACTACTCAGAAACCCCTATGTCGGAGCACTTCCATCCAACTGTCATTGGGGAGAGCATGTATGGAGACTTTGAAGCAGCTTTTGATCACCTCCAGAACAAGTTGATAGCTACCAAAAATCCTGAAGAGATCCGAGGTGGTGGGCTACTGAAGTATAGTAACCTCTTAGTACGAGACTTCAGGCCCATGGATAAGCATGAGATCAAGACGCTGGAGCGCTACATGTGCTCCCGATTCTTCATAGACTTCCCAGACATCCTGGATCAGCAGCGCAAGCTGGAGACCTACCTGCAGAACCACTTCTCCAAAGAAGAGAGGAGCAAATATGACTACCTCATGATTCTGCGCAGGGTGGTGAATGAGAGCACTGTCTGCCTCATGGGGCATGAGCGAAGGCAGACTCTCAATTTGATTTCTCTGCTGGCACTCAAGGTGCTGGCAGAACAGAATGTCATCCCTAATGCCACTAATGTGACCTGTTACTACCAGCCAGCACCTTATGTCAGCGATGCAAACTTCAGCAACTACTACCTTGCAAGTGCCCCTGTGCTGTACAGGCAGTCTTACCCCACTTGGTTGCCTTGCAATTGA
- the DUSP12 gene encoding dual specificity protein phosphatase 12, with amino-acid sequence MAAPGGMVPVLAGLYVGGAESCSSPEALAAAGVVAVLTVDAEEPPAVPGVRAMHVRARDEPGADLLSRLDECAAFLGAARAGGGAALVRCHAGVSRSVAVVAAYLMKTQGLGWEEALAAVRAAKPDAQVNPGFQGQLKLYEAMGCAVDTSSVLYKRYRLEMLSERFSEPQDLPREVFAVDPTTVCQTLNTEVLYRCRKCRRALFRGSSILSHTEGMGPTAFAHKRITESSQLSGNGQEKCTSYFIEPVQWMEPALLGVMEGQLLCPKCMSKLGSFSWRGDQCSCGRWVTPAFQIHKSRVDEVRTLPVGNFQTAKT; translated from the exons ATGGCGGCTCCCGGCGGGATGGTGCCGGTGCTGGCGGGGCTCTACGTGGGCGGCGCCGAGTCGTGCTCGTCCCCGGAGGCGCTGGCGGCGGCGGGGGTGGTGGCGGTGCTGACGGTGGACGCGGAGGAGCCGCCGGCCGTGCCGGGGGTGCGGGCCATGCACGTCCGGGCGCGGGACGAGCCCGGCGCGGACCTGCTGAGCCGCCTGGACGAGTGCGCCGCGTTCCTGGGCGCggcccgggcgggcggcggcgccgcgctCGTCCGCTG CCACGCCGGGGTGAGCCGCAGCGTGGCCGTGGTGGCCGCCTACCTGATGAAGACGCAGGGGCTCGGCTGGGAGGAGGCGCTGGCCGCCGTCAGGGCCGCCAAGCCGGACGCGCA GGTGAACCCGGGCTTCCAGGGGCAGCTGAAGCTCTACGAGGCGATGGGGTGCGCCGTGGACACCAGCAGCGTCCTCTACAAGCGGTACCGGCTGGAGATGCTCAGCGAGAGGTTCTCCG AACCTCAAGACTTGCCCCGAGAAGTCTTTGCAGTTGATCCTACCACTGTATGTCAAACTTTGAACACAGAGGTTCTCTACAGATGCAGGAAATGCAG ACGCGCTCTGTTCCGTGGCTCCAGCATTTTGTCCCACACGGAAGGAATGGGACCGACAGCTTTTGCCCACAAGAGGATAACAGAGTCTTCACAGCTTTCTGGGAATGGCCAGGAAAAGTGCACCTCGTACTTCATCGAGCCTGTGCAGTGGATGGAACCGGCATTGCTCGGAGTAATGGAAGGACAG CTTCTGTGTCCCAAATGTATGTCGAAGCTGGGCTCCTTCAGCTGGAGGGGGGACCAGTGTTCTTGTGGCCGCTGGGTGACGCCAGCCTTCCAGATCCACAAAAGTCGAGTGGATGAAGTGAGGACACTGCCTGTTGGTAACTTCCAAACTGCCAAAACCTGA